Sequence from the Candidatus Cybelea sp. genome:
GATCCGATTCGCTGGGTGGCGGTGCATCGCAAGCACCACGCGCACGCCGATCAAGAGGGCGATCCCCACGACATCCATGGCGGATTTAGATGGGCGCACATGGACTGGGTCTACCGGCACAACATCGCGCTTCCGACCGACGAAGAAACCCTCCACTTCGCACCCGAGCTGCGTACCGAACCGTTCTATCGCGCCCTTCAATATCTCAACATTCCACTTCAGGTCGCGCTCGGCGTGGGGCTCTTTGCGATCGGCGGATGGCCGTGGGTGATTTGGGGCATTTTCGTCCGGTTGGTGATCAGCTATCATTCGACGTGGCTGGTGAATAGCGCGTCTCATATGCTCGGCTATCGCACGTATCCGACTTCAGACAAATCGACGAACTGCTGGTGGGTAGCGATCATCTCCTGGGGCGAAGGCTGGCACAACAATCATCACGCATTTCCGTTTTCAGCGCGTCACGGGCTGCGCTGGTATGAGATCGATTTGACGTGGTGGCACGTTCGGGCCCTTGCATTTTTGCGACTTGCCGATCGGGTCAAGATCCCAAGCAAGTCGATGCAGCGGCTCCGCCAAGCCGCGCACGGCGCGTCACATCCGCAATTGATCACCGACGTTGCAGCCCTTTCGTAACGCCGTCCTTTCGTCTGCAGGAGACTTTGAGTCCACGACGCATCAACTTGTCCCGCTACAAAATGGGGCTGGAAGCGGCCCGTGGTGATCTCGGCGTCTCTGCGGGCTCTTTTCATTGCCGGCGCTGCAACCTTTTGCCGCGTCGAGGCTGTTAAATGTCGGTGAAACTAAGTGATGGTTCGGCGGTGGCCGTTCTTGAAATCAAGGCCGAGCGCGACGTCAAGGGTGCTTCCGACCTTTCCGATTCGATCTACGGCGGTTATACCAACGGTCGCGGAGAGATCACTCTCTTCGGAAAAGATCTTGCGTATCGCGTCGACCTCAAGAAGCAGACCCTGCAGTTGCGACCGCGGCTGAACTTTGGCGCGCAGGCTCGTTACGACGCAACCGATGCCGGGGAACCCTTCTGCTTCGGGAACAAAACTTTTCATCGTTTGAGCGAGCAGCAAATTGCCGACGTGTGCGGATTCGGGTGCTTTAGGGTTACGGTTCGGCAGTTGCCGTTTTGGCTGGCGGCCTCAGCAACGCCCGATCGGTCCGCATAGCCTGTTGCTCTAGCGGCACCGCGGCAGTCGCTGCAGCCGCCAAGTTTGTGTCAAACGACCGGTGCAGTCTCGAAGTAATGCCCACGATCGAGATCTTCGAGGAGTTTCGAGTGCTCTGGATGCCACTCGACCAGCTGCTGCGTTCGCGCACTCGAGGCGGGAATGTCCAGCGAAGCGAAGCGTGCAAACCAGCCAAAGTGGGCAACGGCCTCTTCCGCAGATTTCGACACGACGGGCACGTTTAAGTGCCGGCCGATTACATCGGCGATCTCCCGGAACGGGACACCCTCGTCGCCGACTCCATGATAGCGTGCCCCCGCCGTACCTCTCTCGAGCGCCAGCCTAAAAAGGTGCGCTGCGTCAAGGCGATGTACTGCCGCCCAGCGGTTTTGCCCGTCACCGACGTACGCGGAGATGCCCTTTTCGCGTGCGATGCCGATAAGCAGCGGAATGAATCCGTGATCGCCGTCGCCGTGAACGGAAGGTGGAAGTC
This genomic interval carries:
- a CDS encoding fatty acid desaturase, yielding DPIRWVAVHRKHHAHADQEGDPHDIHGGFRWAHMDWVYRHNIALPTDEETLHFAPELRTEPFYRALQYLNIPLQVALGVGLFAIGGWPWVIWGIFVRLVISYHSTWLVNSASHMLGYRTYPTSDKSTNCWWVAIISWGEGWHNNHHAFPFSARHGLRWYEIDLTWWHVRALAFLRLADRVKIPSKSMQRLRQAAHGASHPQLITDVAALS